Proteins from a single region of Sphingopyxis sp. BSN-002:
- a CDS encoding GNAT family N-acetyltransferase produces the protein MAKACARPLDGIVVHSELSDGTQVCLRTIHPDDEPLLRDGIAKLSAESRYLRFFSPAPQLPDAVIERLVDVDGHDHIAWGAICSECPGWPAIGAVHAVRNRGGAGAESRVGEYSVAVLDAFHGKGLARMMTAALLVDCLAEGITGLDVHTLSENRAAVALVHALGGTWKGESAGVAEYCIDVAKAIAALRADGDARGVQDVFGQLGA, from the coding sequence GTGGCAAAAGCCTGCGCCAGACCGCTCGACGGCATCGTCGTGCACAGCGAACTCAGCGACGGGACGCAGGTGTGCCTGCGCACGATCCATCCCGACGACGAACCGCTGCTGCGCGACGGGATCGCGAAGCTGTCGGCCGAATCGCGCTATCTGCGCTTCTTCTCTCCCGCGCCCCAACTGCCCGACGCGGTGATCGAGCGGCTGGTCGACGTCGACGGGCACGATCATATCGCGTGGGGCGCGATCTGCAGCGAATGTCCCGGCTGGCCCGCGATCGGGGCGGTGCACGCGGTGCGGAACCGCGGCGGAGCGGGGGCGGAGAGCCGGGTCGGCGAATATTCGGTCGCGGTGCTCGACGCGTTTCACGGCAAGGGCCTCGCGCGGATGATGACCGCGGCGCTGCTCGTCGACTGCCTTGCCGAGGGGATCACCGGGCTCGACGTCCATACATTGTCCGAAAATCGCGCCGCGGTGGCGCTGGTCCATGCGCTCGGCGGGACATGGAAGGGCGAGAGCGCGGGGGTCGCCGAATATTGCATCGACGTCGCAAAGGCGATCGCGGCGCTGCGCGCGGACGGCGACGCGCGCGGGGTGCAGGATGTTTTCGGGCAGCTGGGGGCGTGA
- a CDS encoding DUF1153 domain-containing protein: protein MIENQKIRPAQVIGPLGEPLTLDSLPPPNTTRWVVRRKAEVVAAVNGGLLTVDEVCERYGLTLEEFAGWQRSIDRSGMPGLRVTRIQHYRDLYERQQRF from the coding sequence ATGATCGAGAATCAGAAAATCCGGCCTGCTCAGGTTATCGGCCCGCTCGGCGAACCGCTGACGCTCGACTCGCTGCCGCCGCCGAACACCACCCGCTGGGTCGTTCGTCGCAAGGCAGAGGTCGTCGCCGCGGTCAACGGCGGCCTGCTGACGGTCGACGAGGTCTGCGAACGCTATGGCCTGACGCTCGAGGAGTTCGCCGGCTGGCAGCGGTCGATCGACCGCAGCGGCATGCCGGGCCTGCGCGTCACGCGCATCCAGCACTACCGCGACCTCTACGAGCGCCAGCAGCGCTTCTGA
- the mnmA gene encoding tRNA 2-thiouridine(34) synthase MnmA, which translates to MARTMIETISSPAGLARADFQLSGPMKDRRIVVAMSGGVDSSVVAALAARSGAEVIGVTLQLYDHGAKAKRVGACCAGQDIRDARAVADRLGFAHHVHDHESRFRDTVIDQFADEYLAGRTPIPCVRCNMGVKFTDLFQLAKDLGADCLATGHYVRRVMGPQGAELHRAVDPARDQSYFLFATTQEQLDFLRFPLGGLEKSVVREIARDLGLGVAAKPDSQDICFVPDGDYATLVKKLRPEADDQGAIVHVDGTVLGAHKGLIHYTVGQRRGIEIGGQAEPLYVVRLDAEKKEVIVGPRRALAVSGARLGEANWLADVDGRAVLAKVRSMAKPVPAHVAGDRLVFAAPEYGVAPGQAAVLYDAADESRVLGGGWIEETFAAE; encoded by the coding sequence ATGGCGCGCACCATGATCGAGACGATTTCCTCTCCCGCCGGGCTCGCCCGGGCCGACTTTCAGTTAAGCGGACCGATGAAGGACCGCCGAATCGTCGTCGCGATGTCGGGCGGAGTCGACTCGAGCGTCGTCGCCGCGCTCGCCGCGCGGTCGGGCGCCGAGGTGATCGGCGTGACGCTGCAGCTCTATGATCATGGCGCCAAGGCGAAGCGCGTCGGTGCGTGCTGCGCGGGGCAGGATATCAGGGACGCGCGGGCGGTCGCCGACCGGCTGGGCTTCGCGCACCACGTCCACGACCATGAGAGCCGCTTTCGCGACACGGTGATCGACCAGTTCGCCGACGAGTATCTCGCGGGCCGCACGCCGATCCCCTGCGTGCGCTGCAACATGGGTGTTAAGTTCACCGACCTGTTCCAGCTGGCGAAGGATCTGGGCGCCGATTGTCTGGCGACCGGACACTATGTTCGGCGTGTCATGGGGCCGCAGGGCGCCGAGCTGCACCGCGCGGTCGATCCGGCGCGCGACCAGAGCTATTTCCTGTTCGCCACGACGCAGGAGCAGCTCGACTTTCTGCGCTTCCCGCTTGGCGGACTCGAGAAGAGCGTGGTGCGCGAAATCGCGCGCGACCTCGGCCTTGGCGTCGCGGCCAAGCCCGACAGCCAAGACATCTGCTTCGTCCCCGACGGCGACTATGCGACGCTGGTCAAAAAGCTGCGCCCCGAGGCCGACGATCAGGGCGCGATCGTCCATGTCGACGGGACGGTACTCGGCGCGCACAAGGGGCTGATCCACTATACCGTCGGCCAGCGCCGCGGGATCGAGATCGGCGGACAGGCCGAGCCCCTCTATGTGGTCCGCCTCGATGCGGAGAAGAAGGAAGTGATCGTCGGGCCGCGGCGCGCGCTCGCGGTGTCGGGTGCTCGGCTGGGCGAGGCGAACTGGCTGGCCGATGTCGACGGCCGCGCCGTGCTCGCGAAGGTGCGCAGCATGGCGAAGCCGGTGCCGGCGCATGTCGCGGGCGACCGGCTGGTCTTCGCGGCGCCCGAATATGGCGTCGCGCCGGGACAGGCCGCGGTGCTCTATGATGCGGCGGACGAAAGCCGCGTGCTTGGCGGCGGCTGGATCGAAGAGACGTTCGCCGCGGAATAG
- a CDS encoding 1-deoxy-D-xylulose-5-phosphate synthase → MSAKKTRIMYIEDKSAGLNGPARIGRVTYSKTGQSIYYGGRTFQRLGGDGFKANYFDADTGDHFWISGPRKDGQDRLYPSSSMPVEIDSDVHDEYWSDIRGRAGAQ, encoded by the coding sequence ATGAGCGCCAAGAAAACGCGAATAATGTATATCGAAGACAAATCGGCAGGCCTCAATGGGCCAGCAAGGATCGGCCGGGTGACTTATTCAAAAACTGGCCAGTCGATCTATTACGGAGGTCGCACCTTTCAGAGACTGGGTGGCGATGGCTTTAAGGCCAACTATTTTGACGCCGACACAGGCGATCACTTTTGGATCTCCGGCCCCCGAAAAGATGGCCAAGACCGGCTATATCCATCCAGCTCTATGCCGGTGGAAATCGACTCCGACGTTCACGATGAATATTGGAGTGACATTCGAGGACGAGCCGGCGCGCAATGA
- a CDS encoding DsbA family oxidoreductase: MNEVPRLSVDIVSDVMCPWCIIGWLKFRKVMAHFEGRLAFRVQWHPFELNPDMPPEGEDAAAHVMRKYGISAEQSRANSGKMAGVAGDLGFAFNRGPGFRMRNSFDAHRLLTWAGALEEPEQAEATGVQTALKLALFTAHFTDNRDVSDRATLVEIAASVGLDAARAAAILAGDEFGEMVRTEEAYWADNNVTGVPAFILGGRMLIPGAQDPEVFIRVIENKVLAAAA; this comes from the coding sequence GTGAACGAGGTGCCGCGCCTTTCGGTCGATATCGTCTCCGACGTAATGTGCCCCTGGTGCATCATCGGCTGGCTGAAATTCCGGAAGGTCATGGCGCATTTCGAGGGGCGGCTGGCCTTTCGCGTCCAGTGGCATCCCTTCGAGCTCAATCCCGACATGCCGCCCGAGGGCGAGGATGCGGCGGCGCATGTGATGCGCAAATATGGCATCAGCGCCGAGCAGAGCCGCGCGAACAGCGGCAAGATGGCGGGGGTCGCCGGCGACCTGGGCTTCGCCTTCAACCGCGGGCCGGGTTTCCGGATGCGCAACAGCTTCGATGCGCACCGTCTGCTGACCTGGGCGGGCGCGCTTGAGGAGCCCGAACAGGCCGAAGCGACGGGCGTGCAGACCGCGCTGAAGCTCGCGTTGTTCACGGCGCATTTCACGGACAATCGCGATGTCAGCGATCGCGCGACGCTGGTCGAGATCGCGGCGTCGGTCGGGCTCGACGCGGCGCGCGCGGCAGCGATCCTTGCGGGCGACGAGTTCGGCGAGATGGTTCGGACCGAGGAGGCCTATTGGGCCGACAACAATGTCACCGGCGTTCCCGCCTTCATCCTGGGCGGCCGGATGCTGATCCCCGGTGCGCAGGATCCCGAGGTGTTCATCCGCGTGATCGAGAACAAGGTGCTGGCCGCCGCAGCCTGA
- a CDS encoding thermonuclease family protein gives MTRASLQSIRRRRRPYQIPHRRRGRFALRLALAAAGGLAGTFAALQTGASPPAAITETMLLGEAAPSPATDTLSARFGFCRSGGGRNCVVDGDTFRFGGEKYRIADIDTPETHPARCAAEGALGGAATRRLRDWLNEGAFTLEPAGRDTDQYDRKLRIVTRGGASVGDALVDEGLARRWEGYRRPWCQSSGAGGSSSRSGRFGPAS, from the coding sequence ATGACGCGGGCTTCCCTTCAATCAATCCGGCGACGGCGCCGCCCGTATCAAATTCCGCATCGTCGGCGCGGCCGGTTTGCCCTGCGGCTCGCGCTCGCTGCGGCGGGCGGTCTCGCGGGGACCTTCGCGGCGCTGCAGACAGGCGCGAGTCCGCCCGCTGCGATCACCGAGACTATGCTGCTCGGCGAAGCCGCGCCGTCGCCCGCGACCGATACGCTGTCCGCCCGCTTCGGATTTTGCCGCAGCGGCGGCGGGCGCAACTGCGTCGTCGATGGCGATACCTTCCGGTTCGGGGGCGAAAAATATCGCATCGCCGATATCGACACCCCCGAAACGCACCCCGCGCGCTGTGCCGCGGAGGGCGCGCTGGGAGGGGCGGCGACGCGGCGCCTCCGCGACTGGTTGAACGAGGGCGCCTTCACACTGGAGCCGGCCGGTCGCGACACCGACCAATATGATCGCAAGCTCCGGATCGTGACGCGCGGCGGCGCGAGCGTGGGCGACGCGCTGGTCGACGAGGGGCTGGCACGGCGCTGGGAAGGGTATCGCCGGCCCTGGTGTCAATCCTCGGGCGCCGGCGGCAGCTCTTCGCGGAGCGGCCGGTTCGGGCCCGCGAGTTGA